A stretch of DNA from Pseudomonadales bacterium:
TTGGAAAACTACTTCGCCATTTCTCCTGAACGCAAACTGAAGCATCCCGCTGTCGTCCGCATCATCGAAGCCGCCCGATTCACGCTGTTTGGCGGGTAGCAGTCAGCGACTGGTGACCGGACGGAGATTGTCTTCCCGCGGCACGGTGGGCAATTCGGTCATTTCAATCTCTGTCACGTCGAGAGATTTCAGCACATCGCCCAGTGGAACCAGCATGCGCTGCAGGCGGCCCTGGTGCAGAAAACCGGCAATCACGGTTGCCCCTTCGCATTTGATCACGGTAAAGCGGGTACCGTTGCGGTTGAAAGACTGTCCGATCAGGTGCTGGTAGGCGCTCATCCGAATGCCCCTGTGACCATTTCCATCAGTATAGGGCCGCATCCGGCACTGTGGATGTCCGCCCGTCGGCCAAACGCTGCAGTTCAGCGTGCAAAAGGGCGCGCGGCTATACTCTGCCGACTTCATGGGGACGGCAATGTATAACAAGGCAAAGCTGGCAATCGCCGGATGGGTACTTATCGTTCTCGGTGGGAGTCTGGCACACCTCATTCAGACCACCGGCGGGATCGACATCGAAGATGTGCGCTTCGAATACGAAAGCGGCAGGCACCTGTCCGCACTGCTGTACAGACCCGCGAATGCAACGCCGGCCTCTCCGGCGCCGGGTATTCTGGCCGTGCACGGCTACATCAATTCCCGTGAAACACAAAGCGGCTTCGCCATAGAATTTGCGCGGCGCGGTTATGTGGTGCTGGCCATCGATCAGACCGGTCATGGCTTCAGCGAAGGTCCTGCCTTCGGCGCAGGATTCGGCGGTCCGGCGGGATTGCGCTACCTGCGCGGGCTGCCTTTTGTCGACACCAGTCAGATCGGCCTCGAGGGCCACAGTATGGGAGGCTGGACCAGCCTGGCGGCAGCCGCCGATCAACCGGACGGTTACAGATCACTGGCACTGGTGGGATCCTCGACAGGTCCGGGGTTTGTCCCGGTCGGAACCCCGGAATTTCCCCGTAATCTCGGTGTGATATTCAGCCGCTACGATGAGTTCGCCCCACTCATGTGGGGCGTGGCTGATGCGGCAGACGTCGGGCAGAGTGAAAAGCTGCGGGCCGTGTTCGGGACAGAGGCACCCGTGGTCCCGGAGCAGCTTTACGGCTCCATAGAACAAGGCACCGCACGCTGGCTGACGATTCCCGATACCACTCATCCAGGCGATCACCTCTCCGGTGAAGCCATAGGCGACACGGTCGACTGGATGGCGATGACGCTGTCCGGTGGTACACAACTCGACTCTGCGGATCAGATCTGGCACTGGAAGGAGTTCGGTACCCTGATTGCCCTGATCGGCGGAATGCTGGTGCTGCTGGGCAGCTGCAAGCTGATCCTGGGGATGCCGGCCTTTCAGCGGCTGGCCGGGGTGCCACCGGCAGCACTGCCGGGTGGCTGGTGGTCGAGTGCAGCGCTGGCCGCCGCGATTCCCGCCCTGACCTATTATCCGCTCACCGGGCTGGGCGCACTGTTCACGGCCAATGCGCTGTTCCCCCAGGGTGTAACCAATCAGATTCTGATCTGGGCGCTCGGCAACGGACTCATCGTGCTGGGTGCAGACGCTTTCGTGCGTCGCAAGGCCAGAGTCGAACAAGCCAGGTTCGCTTCTGCCGCGCTCGAACCTTCCGCGAATTGGCCACGGGCAGCGTCCGTCGCGGTGCTGTCCACACTGTGTTTATACCTTGCCGTGGTGCTGTCCGATGTCTTGTTCAAAACCGATCTGCGGTTCTGGGTGGTTGCACTGAAACCCATGGCCGCTCACCATTTTCCGGTGTTTCTGGCTTATGTACTGCCTTTCACCGCCTATTTCCATGTCAGTCAGCGTATCTGGCTGCGTGGCCTGGCCCCGACCGGGTCGGCGCTCGGCCAGTATGTCTCGACCGTCGTGGCCAGCATCGGTGGCCTCTTCGTGCTGGTCGCAGGCTGTTATTTTTATCTGTTTGCGAGCGGTCACCTGCCGCCGGTGGATCCGCTGTTCACGATAGTGGCGATCCAGTTCCTGCCGGTGCTCAGCCTCACCGCGATAGTTTCCGTATTCGCCTGGCGCAGAACGGGCAGGGCGGAAACGGGTGCGATCATCTGCGGTCTGCTTGTGAGCTGGTATGTGGTGGCGGGTCAGGCAACGCACCTGTAGCACGACCAGTGGACTACCGCAGGTGTGCCGATCGAGCTGCACTAGATCGCGAACCAGTGCGACCCCGATTCGTCGGTGAATTCGTAGTCCATCACTCTGGGCCAGCGGGCCGGCTGCATGTCCTGCTCCCAGACATCCAGTGCCTCGAGCAGCACGCGTACCCGATCCGGTTCCCGTGCCGAGAGATCCAGACGCTCGCCCGGATCTTTGTCCAGATCGAAGAGCAGTACCTGATGTGAGTTGCGGTTTTCGAGGAGTTTCCAGCGACCGTCGCGCACTGCCCGATTGAAATCGCTGCGCCAGAACAGCATGCGCTGCGCAGCTGCGGTTTCAGTGTGGTGCTGCCTGCCGAGGAGATCCGCCGAGTCATAGACCCGGTCCGTGCTGGCCCGGACATCCAGTTGACTCAACAGGGTCGCAAACAGATCGCTCAACAGCACCGGGCGCGGGTCGGTTCGAGCTGCCAGAGTGCCGGCGTGGTAGATGATCAGCGGTACTCTCAGGCCGCCTTCGAACTGGGTGAACTTGCCGCCACGCAGGGGACCGTTGCCGGTTGCGCCGGTGTAGTCTGCACCGCCGTTATCGCTGGAGAAGATGATCAGGGTATCGTTTAGCAGTTGCCGTTCCGCAAGTGCGTTCACCAGTTCGCCAACACCCCGGTCCAGACGACGGATCATCGCCGCGTACACCCGATGGTTCCGGTCAAGACCCGGGTCGATGGCTTCGTAGTCCTCGCTGCGGGCCTGAAACGGCGTGTGTGGTGCACTGAAAGGCACATAGGCGAAGAAAGGCTGACCGCGATTTCCCGCTTCGATGATGAAGTGGCGGGTTTCTTCGACGATTGCGTCGGTGAGGTATCTGTCTTCCTCGATTGGCTCGTCGTTGCGGGTAATCCGGGAAGGTCCGTCCCGCCCCATGTCCCGGATGTGGCGCTCCCAGAACAGATCCTGTGTGTGATCGATGATGTCCGGTGTGCCGGGAAGCGCATAAAGAGTGAAGGCTTCCCGGAATCCGTACCGGGTCTGAAAGCCGAAATGCCCGGGCCCATTGGATGGACCGTAGCCGAGATGCCACTTGCCGAAGATGCCGGTTGCATAGCCTTTTGCCGCGAAGACTTCTGCCAGGGAAATTTCACCCGCCGGCAGGCCCTGCCGGCTGCGCTGGGTGGTGTCCGGATAGCTGGATTGCAGGAAGGGACGCATGGCGTCCGTGTCGATCAGATAGCGGAAGCCGAGGTACTCGCCGAGATTGCGGACGTAACGCTGCATCGGCTGGGATTCGAAGCCGAAGCGGTTCTGATAACGGCCAGTCAGCAGGGCAGCGCGGGAGGGCGCGCAGATAGCGGCGTTTGCATAGGCATTGTCGAAACTCACTCCACCCGCAGCGAGGGCGTCCAGGTTGGGAGTCGGGATGCCGGACGCGCCGTTCGATGACAGGTCATAGGGGCTCAGATCGTCAGCCAGAATCAGCAGGACGTTGGGGCCCGTGGACTGGGCACCAGTTTGGAGGTCCCGCAGGTATTCACGTTTTCCTGCCAGGAGTCGATCGTCCATCGACTCCGGCGCTGCCGGGGTTGTCGGGATCGGCCAGAGCAGAGCGGCGACGCAGCATGCGCCTGTCAGCAGGAGCAGCCGTCCCAGCATGGGCTGGAGGCCTGTGACGGGCATTTCTGCTGCAGGTCAGGCGCCGACGGTGGCAGGAGTCGGCGTGGTCGCCAGCCGCAGCATCTCCCGGTAGTTGGCGGGAAAATGCACACCGTCGTAGTAACCACGGTTTTTCAGGAGTCGGTGCAGCTTCGGCAGGTTGTAGATCGGCACCGACGCCAGCATGTGATGCTCAAGGTGGTAGCTCACGCCAAGCGGGCAGAACACCAGCCGGTCGAGCCAGTTCGCGGCGATGGTGCGGGTGTTGCTGCGCGGGTCCGCGTCGTAGAGATCGGGTACCGCCGCATGTTCGGCCATCTGGCGCAGTCGACTGACCAGCCGGTTGGTCGTCAGCAGCGCCACCCACCAGACCAGGTACAGCCAGGCCGCGCCGATGTAGATGAACAGGGCAAGCATTGCCGCATTCACAGCCAGACCGCGGGCCAGGGCGTGCCGCTGTTCGGGATGCTGCCCGGAAAAATTCAGGAAGGCTTTGAACAGACCACGGGTCTGCTTCCATCCGGTCTGTCCGGAAAGGTCGCGCCAGATTTTTCGCTGCAGGCGCTCCCTGTCGATGGGATAGTCCCGATAGTTCGGCAGGTCGGGGTCTTCGTGGGTGCCGGCGAGCTTGTGATGACGGAGATGGCCGCGTGCGTAGGCTTTCATGTTGTTGAAAGTCGGGGGGGCGGCAAGCCATTCGCCCACCCATTCGTTGAGCCTGCGATTTTCAAAGAAAGTACCATGTCCACACTCGTGGACGATCACGCCAAAACCGAGCTGGCGACCGCCGAGAAGAATGATACCGAGCAGAATGGTCAGTGGATTCGGCCAGAGGGCCATCATCGCGAAGATGCCTGCGGTGATGCCGTAATTACAGACCACCAGCCAGGCAGCCTGAAGATCGCTGCGACGACTGATTCGTGCCAGCTCTTCGCTGCTGAGGACGTCCTTCACGTTCATTCAACTTTCTCCTGAGTGCTTTCGCGCATTGTCCGTTGCTGCAGCTTTTCGTTGTTCAGCTGCTGTGCCATGTCGTCCCCGGCCGCCCTTTTAGCGTGCACCTGCAGACACGCCGCTGGCGAGTTTAGGGTGCGGCATGCGGTCCATGGCGCCCTGTCTGCCCCGGGTCCAGATCTCCTTGCCGAGTGCGTCGTAATCGAGCATCCGGCGCCAGAGCCTGGTGCGGGCGGAGGCATTCACGAACTGCTCCGGCAGCAGCGGATCCTTGGCCAGACGATGGATCATTTCACCACCGAGACTGAAGCACTCCAGACAGGCGGCTTCCTGGGGCAATGCCGGCAGACGGGCCGTACTCGCTTCGAGCCTCTCGAGGGCATTCCCGTAGTCCCTGTCCAGCTGCCGGGGGTTCCACAGCTCCGGCCACTTCTCAGCCGCACCTGTTTCCGGAGTTCCGCAGAACAGCAGTGTGGTCCCGGCGAGGCCGATGCTGCGCGCCAGCTCACGCAGTCCGGCCAGGGTCAGGTTTAGGTTATCCGGACGCACGTGGAGGCCGGTCTGTACTTCGCGGAATCCCAGTGCATCCAGAGCCCAGAGGCTGGACCCGGTGTCGCCGGTTGCTGGGTTGCTGGTACCGGAGGCCGGAGCCTGGTGAGCGAACAGCCAGTGGCCGGAAGTCCAGGGACGCATCCGCTTGTCCCCAAGCCGCCAGCGCTCGACGAAGTCATTCAGGGCATCCGTGGTGTCTGCCAGGCGGTACAGACCGCGGGCCGGGCTTTCGATTATGCCCCTGGCCATGAGCCGGGAGAGGGTCACCCGCATGGTGTTCTCGGTGAGATCGAAGAGCCGGCCGGCGGCGATGAGCGACTGCACGCTGCGGCGCCGGCTGCGGGCGCTGCGCAGCATGTCGAGGATCACATCGCTGGGTCGGCTTCGCTCCCGGGACACCCTGTGGACTCCTGATGGCAGGTATTGGCTGAGATCGGGGCCTCTGCCAGGACGCGCAATATTACATGAATCACCTTTTTGATCAATATTTCGTAATGAACTCTGTGACCCGATTGCGCCCAGGGTGACCCGATTATCCCAGGGTGACGGTCGCTCCGGTCGCTCTGGAGAAAAGACTGAATCTGTACCGCCCGGTCACAGCTTGCGTAACATCACTCCCATGAATACTCCAACAGACGTCGTCTGGCGGACGATCCGTCGCGGCGGATCCAGGCGTGCACTCGGTGAAGCCAGTCTGGTGCTGGCTGCCGTGGACATCGATCACGAGATTCGTCGGGATATCGGTGACTGGTATCTGGTGGTCGCCGAGTCCGATGCACCCCGGGCGGTCGCGCATCTGGAAACCTACAGTCTTGAAAACCGCCCGCAACTGGCTGGGCCGACACTGGTTGATCCGATCGACAGTGGCTGGATTGGCGTACTGGGTTTCCTCCTCGTCATCTGGTCGCTGCCCAGTCTGGAGCAGGCGCAGGTGTTCGGCTGGGACTGGCGTGGTATCGGCCGGCTCGAGGCCGGCACTGTGATGGCCGGGGAATGGTGGCGGACAATCACCGCGCTGACCTTACACGGCGACATAGCCCACCTGGTCGGTAATTCCCTGTTCGGAGCCTTGTTTGGACTGCTGGTGGGCCGCTATCTGGGTTCCGGACTCGGCTGGCTGCTGATCCTGCTGAGCGGCGCACTCGGTAACGGACTGAACGCCTGGCTGCGACCTGAAGACTTCCGGGCGATCGGAGCGAGCACCGCCACCTTCGCAGCACTGGCCATTGGCAGCGCCTTCGTCTGGCGCCGGGGTTACTTCCGCGGTCGGGGCTGGCGGCGGGGGCTCGCGCCCCTGTTTGCAGCCATCGCCATGCTGGCCTTCACTGGTGTGGGCGACGAAGGCACAGACGTGCTGGCGCATTTCACCGGTTTTGCGTGTGGTATTGGCGCAGGCATTGTGGCAGCGCAACTCCCGATCGAGCGTCTCGGTGTCAGCGGTCAGCGGTTGTGTGGTGTGGGTGCGCTGGTACTGATCTGCGTCGCCTGGATGTCGGCAGGCGGCTGACTCACCTCAGCGCAGCGGTGGCAACTGCCTGCGGATCTGCTCTGGAAGCCAGCCGAGGCTGACAGCGCGCGCCCGCTGCCAGAAGGCGGACAGCAGGAGCAGGGCGGTGCCCACGAGCAGTGCCGTGCTGGCGAAGCCAAGATCAACCAGATCGGTCTGGCTGAAGAGCGCGGTGAACGCATAGAGGACATAGCCGAGCGCAGACACCATCAGTGCGCGGCGGTCGATCATCAGAGATATCACGGCGATCAGAGCATAAATGCCGGCCACCAGCCCGACCTGCAGCGCGCCGAGGGCGTGGTCGTAGGCCTGCAGGGCGGTGAACAGGGGATGTACCAGCAGCGGGGCTGCCAGCAGGTGCAGCCAGAACGCCACATCTGATCGCCCGGTACGGCGCTGCACGTCCGAAGCATCCCACTTCAGCGCCAGGGCGAAGGTGGCGAGACCCGCAGCAAAGGTCAGCACAGAGATCCAGTTCGCCAGAGTCGGGAATGCCAGAGTGGCACTGATCAGTATGCCGACGATGAGTGCCAGCAGACCGGCGGCGACTGTGACGGGCACGTGAAATCGGAGCCAGTGGCCGGCTGCGGCAAGGGCGGCCAGCACCCCTGCGGCAGCAACTGCCTGCTCCCCGGGCACAAAGTGCAGGCCGGACTGGAACACGCCACCCACAAAGGCAACGAGCAGCAGAATGCCGGGTAGTGCCATCCTGCGTCTGCGCACAAAAAATTCGGCCAGTCCCCAGGATACTGCTGCGCAGGACAGGCCCGCGAATCCCTGAGCGACGGATCCACCGATCGACCAGACCGCCGCCAGCAGGAGGGCGCTGGCGATTGCGACGAAGATATCGTTGAAGCCCGTGAGCAGGCGAAAGGCCTCCTCATCCGGTCCGCTGGCGGGATGCCGTTCAATAAGGAAACTGCGGAAAGCGGCTGCGGTCTGGCGGTTCAGCACGCCTGCGGCGACGGCTGCGTCCAGGTCCTGATCGGTGTACATACCCGGGTGCCTCTCAGTCGTCGAGGCGCAGGTAGGCGAGCCATTCCGCCACGACCGCAGGCGCCACATCGTCCCCCTCGATTTCGATCGAAGCGTCGAGATGGATGAGCAGACCGTGATGCCCCTTGGGTTCTGCTTTCTTCAGTTCGAAGCGACCGCGAATTCTCGAACCTGCAGCAACGGGTTGCACGATGCGTACTCGATCGAAGCCGTAATTCTGTCTGTACACCACACCCGGAATGGGGATGTGCACGGCTTTGGCCATTTCGGTGAAATGGGCGAGGAGCAGGAAGGGCTGGGCGGTGGCGCCTCCGAAAGGAGTTTCGCTGGCCGCCCGTTCAGGATCCGTGTGGATCCAGCTGTCGTCTCCGGTGGTTGCAGCATGCTGATCGATTTTTTTCTGATCGATGAGAATCCAGTCGCTGGTACCGATCTCGTGACCGAAGAGATGATGGATGTCCTGGATTATTGCTGGGATGTTCGGCATAGGGAGCGCCTCGTCAGTGCGGGTTTGGAGGTGCGACACCTCTTGGAATTCTGATGTTGTCGACCAGCCCCTGGATACGGGCTGGAGCGGGAGGAAAGAAACGGCTCACGATACCGGCGGTCATGAAATTGCACAGTGCGCCGATCATGCCGATACCTTCCGGGGAGATACCGAACCACCAGTTTGCAGAGATGTTCGCATCGGGTGCCCAGAGTTTGAAGTAGCCGATGTAGCAAAAGGAGAACGTCAGACCGACCACCATACCGGCGATCGCACCTTCTTTGTTCATTTTCCTGCTGAAGATGCCCAGGAGAATGGCTGGGAAGAGCGAGGAGGCTGCCAGGCCGAACGCAAAAGCCACGACCTCGGCCACGAATCCGGGTGGATCGATGCCGAGATAGCCTGCAACGATCACCGCCGTAGCTGCTGCCAGGCGTGCGTAGAGAAGTTCCTGCCGGTCAGAAATGTTGCGGGCGAAACTGTTCTTGATGAGGTCGTGGGACACCGAAGTCGAGATCACCAGCAGCAGACCTGCTGCCGTGGAGAGTGCTGCCGCGACTGCACCTGCCGCGACCAGCGCGATCACCCAGGCGGGCAGTGCGGCGATTTCCGGGTTGGCGAGCACCATGATGTCCCGATCCACATAGACTTCGTTGGGTGAATCTGTGGGTGTATTGATGATCATCCGCTGGCCGAGTTCCCCCCGTTCGGAGCCGAAGGACGGCCTCCCCTCGAACGGTGCACCCGGCGCGTACTGCACGGCACCGTCGCCGTTCTTGTCGAGCCAGCCGATAAGACCCACGTTTTCCCAGCTGCTGAACCAGCCGTCGAGTTGGGCATAAGGATGATCGTGCACAGTGTCGATGAAATTGAGTCTCGCGAATGCACCGACTGCGGGAGCGGTGGTGTAGAGGAGTGCGATGAACAGCAGTGCATAACCCGCCGAACGGCGGGCGTCAGCCACACTGGGTACGGTAAAGAAGCGTACGATCACATGGGGCAGACCCGCTGTGCCGAGCATGAGCGCCATCGTGATCGCAAACACATCGATGGTGCTCTTGTTGCCGTCGGTGTAAGGCGCGAAGCCGAGCTCCAGCAGAGTCGCATCCAGCCGTTCCAGTACCGGGACACCTGAACCATCAGCGACGCTCGCACCCAGACCGAGCTGGGGCACCGGGATTCCAGTGATGAGCATCGAAATGAAGATTGCGGGAACCAGGTACGCGAAGATCAGTACACAGTACTGAGCCACCTGGGTATAGGTTATCCCCTTCATGCCGCCGAGCACCGCGTACATGAACACCACGGCCATGCCGATTCCCACACCCAGTTCGATCTCCACATTGAGAAACTGGGAGAACACGATACCCACTCCGCGCATCTGGCCTGCGACGTAGGTAAAGGAAATGATGACCAGGCTGATTACCGCGACCACCCGGGCAGTGTTGGAGTAGTAGCGGGTACCGATGAAGTCCGGCACGGTGAACTCGCCGAATTTCCTCAGGTAGGGTGCAAGCAGCAGCGCCAGCAGCACGTAACCACCCGTCCAGCCCATCAGATACACGGTGCCGTCGTAGCCCATGAAAGCGATGATGCCGGCCATCGAGATGAAGGAGGCGGCACTCATCCAGTCTGCGGCAGTCGCCATGCCATTGGCTA
This window harbors:
- a CDS encoding alpha/beta fold hydrolase; the encoded protein is MYNKAKLAIAGWVLIVLGGSLAHLIQTTGGIDIEDVRFEYESGRHLSALLYRPANATPASPAPGILAVHGYINSRETQSGFAIEFARRGYVVLAIDQTGHGFSEGPAFGAGFGGPAGLRYLRGLPFVDTSQIGLEGHSMGGWTSLAAAADQPDGYRSLALVGSSTGPGFVPVGTPEFPRNLGVIFSRYDEFAPLMWGVADAADVGQSEKLRAVFGTEAPVVPEQLYGSIEQGTARWLTIPDTTHPGDHLSGEAIGDTVDWMAMTLSGGTQLDSADQIWHWKEFGTLIALIGGMLVLLGSCKLILGMPAFQRLAGVPPAALPGGWWSSAALAAAIPALTYYPLTGLGALFTANALFPQGVTNQILIWALGNGLIVLGADAFVRRKARVEQARFASAALEPSANWPRAASVAVLSTLCLYLAVVLSDVLFKTDLRFWVVALKPMAAHHFPVFLAYVLPFTAYFHVSQRIWLRGLAPTGSALGQYVSTVVASIGGLFVLVAGCYFYLFASGHLPPVDPLFTIVAIQFLPVLSLTAIVSVFAWRRTGRAETGAIICGLLVSWYVVAGQATHL
- a CDS encoding sulfatase-like hydrolase/transferase translates to MPVTGLQPMLGRLLLLTGACCVAALLWPIPTTPAAPESMDDRLLAGKREYLRDLQTGAQSTGPNVLLILADDLSPYDLSSNGASGIPTPNLDALAAGGVSFDNAYANAAICAPSRAALLTGRYQNRFGFESQPMQRYVRNLGEYLGFRYLIDTDAMRPFLQSSYPDTTQRSRQGLPAGEISLAEVFAAKGYATGIFGKWHLGYGPSNGPGHFGFQTRYGFREAFTLYALPGTPDIIDHTQDLFWERHIRDMGRDGPSRITRNDEPIEEDRYLTDAIVEETRHFIIEAGNRGQPFFAYVPFSAPHTPFQARSEDYEAIDPGLDRNHRVYAAMIRRLDRGVGELVNALAERQLLNDTLIIFSSDNGGADYTGATGNGPLRGGKFTQFEGGLRVPLIIYHAGTLAARTDPRPVLLSDLFATLLSQLDVRASTDRVYDSADLLGRQHHTETAAAQRMLFWRSDFNRAVRDGRWKLLENRNSHQVLLFDLDKDPGERLDLSAREPDRVRVLLEALDVWEQDMQPARWPRVMDYEFTDESGSHWFAI
- a CDS encoding fatty acid desaturase family protein yields the protein MNVKDVLSSEELARISRRSDLQAAWLVVCNYGITAGIFAMMALWPNPLTILLGIILLGGRQLGFGVIVHECGHGTFFENRRLNEWVGEWLAAPPTFNNMKAYARGHLRHHKLAGTHEDPDLPNYRDYPIDRERLQRKIWRDLSGQTGWKQTRGLFKAFLNFSGQHPEQRHALARGLAVNAAMLALFIYIGAAWLYLVWWVALLTTNRLVSRLRQMAEHAAVPDLYDADPRSNTRTIAANWLDRLVFCPLGVSYHLEHHMLASVPIYNLPKLHRLLKNRGYYDGVHFPANYREMLRLATTPTPATVGA
- a CDS encoding rhomboid family intramembrane serine protease, which produces MNTPTDVVWRTIRRGGSRRALGEASLVLAAVDIDHEIRRDIGDWYLVVAESDAPRAVAHLETYSLENRPQLAGPTLVDPIDSGWIGVLGFLLVIWSLPSLEQAQVFGWDWRGIGRLEAGTVMAGEWWRTITALTLHGDIAHLVGNSLFGALFGLLVGRYLGSGLGWLLILLSGALGNGLNAWLRPEDFRAIGASTATFAALAIGSAFVWRRGYFRGRGWRRGLAPLFAAIAMLAFTGVGDEGTDVLAHFTGFACGIGAGIVAAQLPIERLGVSGQRLCGVGALVLICVAWMSAGG
- a CDS encoding MaoC family dehydratase yields the protein MPNIPAIIQDIHHLFGHEIGTSDWILIDQKKIDQHAATTGDDSWIHTDPERAASETPFGGATAQPFLLLAHFTEMAKAVHIPIPGVVYRQNYGFDRVRIVQPVAAGSRIRGRFELKKAEPKGHHGLLIHLDASIEIEGDDVAPAVVAEWLAYLRLDD
- a CDS encoding sodium:solute symporter family protein encodes the protein MDATLLTYLFVGASFALYIGIAIWSRAASTREFYVAGGHVHPIANGMATAADWMSAASFISMAGIIAFMGYDGTVYLMGWTGGYVLLALLLAPYLRKFGEFTVPDFIGTRYYSNTARVVAVISLVIISFTYVAGQMRGVGIVFSQFLNVEIELGVGIGMAVVFMYAVLGGMKGITYTQVAQYCVLIFAYLVPAIFISMLITGIPVPQLGLGASVADGSGVPVLERLDATLLELGFAPYTDGNKSTIDVFAITMALMLGTAGLPHVIVRFFTVPSVADARRSAGYALLFIALLYTTAPAVGAFARLNFIDTVHDHPYAQLDGWFSSWENVGLIGWLDKNGDGAVQYAPGAPFEGRPSFGSERGELGQRMIINTPTDSPNEVYVDRDIMVLANPEIAALPAWVIALVAAGAVAAALSTAAGLLLVISTSVSHDLIKNSFARNISDRQELLYARLAAATAVIVAGYLGIDPPGFVAEVVAFAFGLAASSLFPAILLGIFSRKMNKEGAIAGMVVGLTFSFCYIGYFKLWAPDANISANWWFGISPEGIGMIGALCNFMTAGIVSRFFPPAPARIQGLVDNIRIPRGVAPPNPH